The Deltaproteobacteria bacterium genome has a segment encoding these proteins:
- a CDS encoding ammonium transporter, translating to MSRYGISTKVSFLGGHFGRLAIAGGLAAALGFFWLATTAEAAVDKELQFVLNTFSFLIWGCLVMWMCAGFTMLESGSVRTKNVSMICLKNMGLYAIAGIMYFFIGYNLMYVDVGSVIGSFTPFYGPTGEEIALLSADDTAKAAATEAVLKSSGYATMSDWFFQMVFVATTASIVSGTLAERVRLWTFFVFIILLTGVIYPIVGAWTWGGGWLGAMGFKDFAGSTIVHSTGGWAALAGAIVVGARRGKFRADGSVKATPPSNIPIVTLGVFILWFGWFGFNGGSQLALGGATDAVAISHILVNTNLAGGAGFLVALVIERPLLGRVDLMAGLNGALAGLVAITAGPDFASHYWAVIIGAIGGGICVAGLRLLEILKVDDVVGAIPVHLFAGIWGTLATCIVAGGNFGVQLLGVVAIGVYVFAVSWVVWMVLRQLMGVRVSLSVEELGQDAGELGIEAYPEFVVMPDPDDADEVRGSG from the coding sequence ATGAGCAGATACGGGATTTCCACGAAGGTTTCCTTCCTCGGCGGGCATTTCGGCCGCCTGGCCATCGCCGGCGGCCTCGCCGCCGCGTTGGGTTTCTTCTGGTTGGCCACCACCGCGGAAGCGGCCGTGGACAAGGAGTTGCAATTCGTCCTGAACACCTTCTCGTTCCTCATCTGGGGATGCCTGGTGATGTGGATGTGCGCGGGCTTCACCATGCTCGAGTCGGGTTCGGTGCGCACCAAGAACGTGTCCATGATCTGCCTCAAGAACATGGGGCTCTACGCCATCGCCGGGATCATGTACTTTTTCATCGGCTACAACCTGATGTACGTCGACGTCGGCAGCGTCATCGGCAGCTTCACGCCCTTCTACGGGCCGACGGGTGAGGAAATCGCCTTGCTGAGCGCCGACGACACGGCAAAGGCGGCGGCCACCGAGGCGGTCCTCAAATCCTCCGGCTATGCAACCATGTCGGACTGGTTCTTCCAGATGGTGTTCGTGGCCACCACCGCGTCCATCGTCTCCGGCACCCTCGCCGAGCGGGTGAGGCTTTGGACCTTCTTCGTCTTCATCATCCTCCTGACGGGCGTCATCTACCCCATCGTCGGCGCCTGGACCTGGGGCGGCGGGTGGCTGGGCGCCATGGGCTTCAAGGACTTCGCCGGCTCCACCATCGTCCATTCCACCGGCGGCTGGGCGGCCCTGGCGGGCGCCATCGTCGTGGGAGCCCGGCGCGGCAAGTTCCGGGCCGACGGCAGCGTCAAGGCGACGCCACCGTCCAACATCCCCATCGTCACCCTGGGCGTCTTCATCCTGTGGTTCGGGTGGTTCGGCTTCAACGGCGGATCGCAACTGGCCCTGGGCGGCGCCACGGACGCGGTGGCCATCAGCCACATACTGGTCAACACCAACCTGGCCGGCGGCGCCGGGTTCCTGGTCGCTCTGGTCATCGAGCGGCCCCTGCTCGGACGGGTCGACCTGATGGCCGGCCTCAACGGCGCCCTGGCGGGCTTGGTGGCCATTACCGCCGGGCCCGACTTCGCGAGCCACTACTGGGCGGTGATCATCGGCGCCATCGGCGGCGGCATCTGCGTCGCGGGGTTGCGGCTGCTTGAAATACTCAAGGTGGACGACGTGGTGGGCGCGATTCCGGTGCACCTGTTCGCGGGCATCTGGGGAACCCTGGCGACCTGCATCGTGGCCGGCGGCAACTTCGGCGTTCAACTCCTGGGAGTGGTGGCCATCGGCGTGTACGTGTTCGCGGTTTCGTGGGTGGTCTGGATGGTGCTGAGGCAGCTCATGGGAGTGCGGGTTTCACTATCGGTCGAAGAGCTCGGCCAGGACGCCGGCGAGCTCGGCATCGAAGCCTATCCCGAGTTCGTGGTCATGCCCGATCCCGACGACGCCGACGAAGTTCGTGGCAGCGGCTGA
- the glnA gene encoding type I glutamate--ammonia ligase, with amino-acid sequence MTLSDVQKLMADNGVRRVDLLVTDLIGRWQHFSIPPSKVKESLIERGQGFDGSSLRGFQSIDQSDMLLVPDLDSARIDPVEPEPSLKLICDVVDPVNGERYSRDPRWVATKAEAHLAATGIADKAFFGPELEFFVFDNVRFGLKPNSSFHIVDSDEADWNSAREEGDRNQGYKIPPKQGYSPIPPFDQLADLRWEMAEKMGQVGMEFEVHHHEVATGGQGEIATRFQTLRRKADETQWYKHIVRNVARAHGKTATFMPKPLFGDNGSGMHVHQSLWLGDTPLFYEAGSYAELSELARYYIGGLLKHSPSLLAFCAPTTNSYKRLVPGFEAPVYLAYSARNRSAAVRIPTYETSPASKRLEFRPPDPSANTYLAFSAMLMAGLDGIRNRIDPGDPTDADIYELSPEEAANIPSVPTSMEEAVAALGADHDYLLEGGVFTQDIIDHYIAFKEQESRDVFLHPVPAEFFHYYHI; translated from the coding sequence ATGACACTTTCGGATGTCCAGAAACTGATGGCCGATAACGGCGTTCGGCGCGTCGACCTTCTCGTCACCGACCTCATAGGCCGCTGGCAACACTTTTCGATACCCCCTTCCAAGGTGAAGGAAAGCCTCATCGAGCGCGGCCAGGGCTTCGACGGCTCCAGCCTGCGGGGCTTCCAGTCCATCGACCAGTCGGACATGCTGCTGGTGCCCGACCTCGACTCCGCGCGGATCGATCCGGTGGAGCCGGAGCCCTCGCTCAAGCTCATCTGCGACGTGGTCGACCCCGTCAACGGCGAGCGCTACAGCCGCGATCCGCGCTGGGTCGCCACCAAGGCGGAAGCCCATCTTGCCGCCACCGGCATTGCCGACAAGGCGTTCTTCGGCCCGGAGCTCGAGTTCTTCGTGTTCGACAACGTGCGCTTCGGACTCAAGCCCAACTCGTCCTTCCATATCGTGGACTCGGATGAGGCCGACTGGAACTCGGCGCGGGAGGAGGGTGATCGCAACCAGGGCTACAAGATCCCGCCCAAGCAGGGCTATTCGCCCATCCCGCCGTTCGACCAGCTAGCCGACCTGCGCTGGGAGATGGCGGAGAAGATGGGGCAAGTGGGTATGGAGTTCGAGGTCCACCACCACGAAGTGGCCACGGGCGGCCAGGGGGAGATCGCCACCCGCTTCCAGACCCTGCGCCGGAAGGCCGACGAGACCCAGTGGTACAAGCACATCGTGCGCAACGTGGCCAGGGCCCACGGCAAGACCGCCACGTTCATGCCCAAGCCGCTGTTCGGGGACAACGGCAGCGGCATGCACGTGCACCAGTCGCTGTGGCTCGGCGACACCCCGCTCTTCTATGAGGCCGGCAGCTACGCGGAGTTGTCGGAGCTGGCGCGATACTACATCGGCGGCCTGCTCAAGCACAGCCCGTCCCTGCTGGCCTTCTGCGCCCCCACGACCAATTCCTACAAGCGCCTGGTGCCGGGTTTCGAGGCCCCGGTCTACCTCGCCTACTCCGCGCGCAACCGCTCCGCGGCGGTGCGCATCCCCACGTACGAGACCTCGCCGGCCAGCAAACGCCTTGAGTTCCGTCCCCCCGACCCCTCCGCCAACACCTACCTGGCGTTCTCGGCCATGCTGATGGCGGGGCTTGACGGCATCCGCAACCGCATCGACCCCGGTGACCCCACCGACGCGGACATCTACGAGCTCTCGCCCGAGGAAGCGGCCAACATCCCCTCCGTCCCCACGTCCATGGAGGAAGCTGTTGCGGCCCTCGGCGCGGACCACGACTACCTGCTGGAGGGAGGAGTCTTCACACAGGACATCATCGACCACTACATCGCGTTCAAGGAGCAGGAATCGAGGGATGTCTTTCTCCACCCCGTGCCGGCGGAGTTCTTCCACTACTACCACATCTAG
- a CDS encoding transglutaminase family protein → MTVTYRIEHRMCFRYAAPAEDSVMTLYVCPLRDRVQLVREFFVETQPDGTLFEFTDPFGNTGHFLERPRVRDELRVVARSTVELGPLGRAPERLDSEAWTRLGRTAHNVAFWPMLHPSHFVAPTPTLEKFLETHGIAPGDDPLVSTRELCATLYSVLEYAPGETTVDSPIDRILETGRGVCQDYAHVMAAVLRGWGIPCRYVSGYLGPTVAGLAEGESHAWVEAWFPGSGWIGFDPTNDTEGDERHIRVAVGRDYADVPPTRGTFRGAAGSVLDTEVVIERIDDADSPDQDLWT, encoded by the coding sequence GTGACCGTGACCTACCGGATCGAGCACCGCATGTGCTTTCGCTATGCCGCGCCGGCGGAGGACTCGGTGATGACGCTCTACGTCTGCCCTCTCCGTGACCGCGTGCAATTGGTGCGGGAGTTCTTCGTCGAGACCCAGCCGGACGGCACACTGTTCGAGTTCACCGATCCCTTCGGCAACACCGGGCATTTCCTCGAGCGGCCGCGGGTTCGTGACGAACTTCGCGTGGTCGCCCGCTCGACGGTGGAGTTGGGGCCGTTGGGGCGTGCGCCGGAACGGTTGGACTCCGAGGCCTGGACACGGCTGGGGCGGACCGCCCACAACGTCGCGTTCTGGCCGATGCTGCACCCCAGCCATTTTGTGGCGCCGACGCCGACCCTGGAGAAGTTTCTGGAAACCCACGGCATCGCGCCCGGCGACGACCCGCTGGTCAGCACTCGCGAACTTTGCGCCACGCTTTACAGCGTGCTGGAGTATGCACCCGGCGAGACCACGGTGGATTCGCCCATCGACCGCATTCTCGAGACCGGCCGGGGCGTGTGCCAGGACTACGCCCACGTGATGGCGGCGGTCCTGCGCGGGTGGGGAATCCCGTGCCGCTACGTCTCGGGCTACCTGGGACCGACCGTGGCGGGGCTGGCGGAAGGCGAGAGCCACGCGTGGGTGGAAGCCTGGTTCCCCGGCTCCGGGTGGATCGGCTTCGACCCCACCAACGACACCGAGGGCGACGAGCGTCACATCCGCGTAGCCGTGGGGCGGGACTACGCCGACGTGCCGCCGACTCGCGGCACGTTTCGTGGCGCCGCCGGTTCCGTCCTCGACACGGAAGTGGTAATCGAACGCATTGATGACGCGGACTCGCCCGATCAAGATCTGTGGACCTGA
- a CDS encoding alpha-E domain-containing protein, translating into MLARLAAEFYWLGRHAERIEHTARLLRFQLNRLPDRPVDELTLGWQAVYRILGQPSVSSHVDGDDAETVVIPDAYTLAGKLVEERANPDSLLSCWEHARENGQRVRAELPLPVWTCLNQGYLWIRDSDFTTAWTRGPSALVGEAVDRLHLLAGVVEAVMPRDEAWRFLELGRFIERLQHQAELLAGWVEFNREDAGANALSWADLLRVCSAYEVYCRRHSTNIERQQALGLLTQDPEVPRSLRFAAQRIARLLAGIDPVGARYPMAAPHRMALRLAASIEVEPTGLSGEAGEFFRSVAQDGRVLHDLTMAAYVTHSLPQELAT; encoded by the coding sequence ATGCTCGCACGCCTAGCGGCCGAGTTCTACTGGCTGGGGCGTCACGCGGAGCGCATCGAGCACACGGCGCGGCTGCTGCGCTTTCAGCTCAACCGCCTCCCGGACCGGCCGGTGGACGAGTTGACCCTGGGGTGGCAGGCGGTGTACCGCATCCTCGGACAACCGTCCGTGAGTTCGCACGTCGACGGTGACGACGCCGAAACGGTCGTCATACCGGACGCCTACACCCTCGCCGGCAAGCTCGTGGAAGAACGGGCGAACCCCGACTCGCTGTTGTCCTGCTGGGAGCACGCGCGAGAGAACGGCCAACGGGTACGGGCGGAACTGCCGCTGCCGGTCTGGACCTGCCTCAACCAGGGTTACCTGTGGATACGCGACAGCGATTTCACCACCGCATGGACCCGCGGACCGTCGGCCCTGGTGGGCGAGGCCGTCGATCGGCTGCATCTGCTGGCCGGAGTCGTAGAGGCGGTCATGCCGCGGGACGAAGCGTGGCGCTTCCTGGAGCTGGGCCGGTTCATCGAGCGGCTGCAGCATCAGGCCGAGCTGCTGGCGGGCTGGGTCGAGTTCAACCGAGAGGACGCGGGGGCAAACGCGCTGTCGTGGGCGGACCTCTTGCGCGTGTGCAGCGCCTACGAAGTCTACTGCCGGCGCCATTCCACCAACATCGAACGGCAGCAGGCGCTGGGCCTCCTCACCCAGGACCCGGAGGTCCCTCGCTCCCTGCGCTTCGCCGCCCAGCGCATCGCCCGTCTGCTGGCCGGAATCGATCCGGTGGGCGCCCGCTACCCCATGGCGGCGCCGCACCGCATGGCGCTGCGCCTGGCCGCATCCATCGAGGTAGAGCCCACCGGCCTTTCCGGAGAGGCCGGCGAATTCTTCCGCTCCGTGGCACAGGACGGCCGCGTGCTCCACGATCTCACCATGGCCGCCTACGTCACCCATTCTCTCCCGCAGGAGCTCGCCACGTGA
- a CDS encoding circularly permuted type 2 ATP-grasp protein: MFEPRGNPRAASRRLHAALAELGPEDLVKLQDGVYRHFLHEGITFTVLDADKATEQIIPIDCVPRVLTAAEWDHLERGLKQRLAALNLFLKDVYHEGRCLRDRIVPIDLVLGCPQYRMEMRGVKVPHDVYVAVCGTDVVRTHDGFAVLEDNLRVPSGVSYMLACRNAIKEAFPRLYRANRVREVSDYAELLYATLASLRPSQDTPNVAILTPGMHNAAYYEHAFLAGEMGIDLVEGQDLLLRDSGLYARTTSGLRRVDVLYRRIDDDFLDPVHFRSDSVLGAAGLFHAYRAGNVVVANAPGTGVADDKSLYAYVPEIIRYFLGEEPILANIETHLCREPSSLAYTLEHLEELVVKEVGGAGGYGMLVGPHASADERARYAERLRADPANFIAQPVLALSRAPCFIDGAIEPRHVDLRPFVLQGRDEQHVVPGGLCRVALRRGSLVVNSSQGGGCKDLWIVED; the protein is encoded by the coding sequence ATGTTCGAGCCTCGCGGCAATCCGCGCGCCGCGTCCCGCAGACTGCACGCGGCGTTGGCGGAACTGGGGCCAGAGGATTTAGTCAAGCTCCAGGACGGCGTCTACCGGCACTTCCTCCACGAAGGCATCACGTTCACGGTGCTCGATGCCGACAAGGCCACCGAACAGATCATTCCCATCGATTGTGTCCCGCGGGTGTTGACGGCGGCGGAGTGGGACCACCTCGAGCGCGGGCTCAAACAGCGGCTGGCGGCCCTCAACCTCTTTCTCAAGGACGTCTACCACGAGGGACGGTGCCTCAGGGACAGGATCGTTCCCATCGACCTGGTGCTGGGCTGTCCGCAGTACCGCATGGAGATGCGCGGCGTCAAGGTACCGCACGACGTCTACGTCGCCGTCTGCGGCACCGACGTGGTGCGCACCCACGACGGTTTCGCCGTGCTCGAGGACAACCTGCGGGTGCCCTCCGGGGTGTCGTACATGCTTGCCTGCCGGAACGCCATCAAGGAGGCCTTCCCGCGGCTCTACCGCGCGAACCGGGTGCGCGAGGTCTCGGACTACGCCGAGCTGCTCTACGCCACCCTGGCGTCGCTGCGACCCTCTCAAGACACTCCCAATGTCGCGATCCTGACCCCCGGCATGCACAACGCCGCGTACTATGAACATGCCTTTCTCGCCGGCGAGATGGGCATCGATCTCGTCGAGGGGCAGGACCTGCTCCTGCGCGACAGCGGGCTCTATGCCCGCACCACCTCGGGCCTGCGCCGCGTGGACGTGCTGTACCGGAGGATAGATGACGACTTTCTCGATCCGGTGCACTTCCGCTCCGACTCGGTCCTGGGAGCGGCGGGGCTCTTCCACGCGTATCGCGCCGGCAACGTCGTGGTGGCCAACGCGCCCGGCACCGGAGTGGCCGACGACAAGAGCCTGTACGCGTACGTCCCGGAGATCATCCGCTATTTCCTGGGCGAGGAACCCATCCTCGCCAACATCGAGACCCATCTGTGCCGCGAGCCGTCGAGCCTGGCCTACACCCTGGAGCACCTGGAAGAGCTGGTGGTCAAGGAAGTGGGCGGAGCCGGAGGCTACGGCATGCTGGTGGGCCCCCATGCGAGCGCGGACGAGCGCGCCCGCTACGCCGAGCGGCTGCGCGCCGATCCCGCCAACTTCATCGCGCAACCGGTGCTCGCCCTGTCGCGCGCGCCGTGCTTCATCGACGGCGCCATCGAGCCGCGCCACGTCGACCTGCGTCCGTTCGTGCTGCAGGGCCGGGACGAGCAGCACGTCGTTCCGGGAGGGCTGTGCCGGGTGGCGTTGCGCCGCGGCAGCCTGGTGGTCAATTCCAGCCAGGGCGGGGGCTGCAAGGATCTGTGGATCGTGGAGGATTGA
- the recN gene encoding DNA repair protein RecN → MLQQLRIRNIAVIDQAELELEPGLNVLTGETGAGKTMVLAALNLILGGRASSDLIREGETDATVEALFADMPAPTRGALEAAGCGDDDELVLKRVVTRGGRGRIYLNGALTARTLLAEIGAGLIHIYGQHEQHTLLRTETHLALLDAHGGLEPKAAAMKERFTAFADAWQRVCDLREKLEDAAREEAFLRAQAEEIEDARLEAGEEETLLDRRRLIVHSEKLYQTCKEGESLLYEDDNAVVGALGRFIPRLRDMAEIDGALSEAVTLLEGSAAQLDEAAALIRQYADRLQFDPRELERIEDRLAEISRLRRKYRAPVEEILALAERAKEELAVIDRGTENLAALTREFEVARDSAWATAEELSRLRKRAARTLQRRMEQEAGQIGLPNTTFEVRFHARGDTPDQPPFVMGGRRIGPDGVDDPEFFFSPNPGHAVRPLARTASGGELSRLMLALKSVVLTGSEIPTLLFDEVDAGIGGGVAEMVGRKLAAVARSHQVICVTHLAPIAALAHSHYVVEKTVDEGRTFTTVRKLEEAERVGELARMLAGVEVTAQAERHAAEMLKVGRPGRS, encoded by the coding sequence ATGCTGCAGCAGCTCCGCATCCGCAACATCGCCGTCATCGACCAGGCCGAGTTGGAGCTCGAGCCCGGGCTGAACGTGCTTACGGGCGAGACTGGCGCCGGCAAGACCATGGTCCTCGCCGCCTTGAACCTCATCCTGGGAGGCCGGGCGTCGTCCGACCTGATCCGCGAGGGTGAGACCGACGCCACCGTGGAGGCCCTGTTCGCGGACATGCCGGCGCCCACGCGCGGCGCCCTCGAGGCGGCCGGCTGCGGGGACGACGACGAGTTGGTGCTGAAGAGAGTGGTAACCCGCGGGGGCCGCGGCCGCATCTATCTCAACGGCGCCCTGACCGCGCGCACGCTCCTGGCCGAAATCGGCGCCGGCCTCATCCACATCTACGGGCAACACGAGCAGCACACGCTGCTGCGCACCGAAACCCACCTCGCCCTGCTCGATGCCCACGGCGGCCTCGAGCCCAAGGCAGCCGCCATGAAGGAGCGCTTCACGGCGTTCGCGGACGCCTGGCAGCGGGTGTGCGACCTCCGGGAGAAGCTCGAGGACGCGGCTCGGGAAGAAGCCTTCCTGCGCGCCCAGGCGGAAGAGATCGAAGACGCGAGGCTCGAAGCCGGCGAGGAAGAAACGCTGCTGGACAGGCGCCGGCTGATCGTCCATTCCGAGAAGCTCTACCAGACCTGCAAGGAGGGCGAGAGCCTCCTCTACGAGGATGACAACGCGGTGGTGGGAGCGCTGGGACGGTTCATCCCGCGCCTCCGTGACATGGCGGAGATCGACGGCGCGTTGTCCGAGGCGGTGACGCTGCTGGAGGGATCGGCGGCGCAGCTCGACGAGGCCGCGGCGCTGATACGCCAGTACGCGGACCGGCTGCAATTCGACCCGCGCGAGCTGGAACGGATCGAGGACCGCCTGGCCGAGATCAGCCGGCTGCGGCGAAAGTACCGCGCGCCGGTGGAAGAGATCCTGGCGCTGGCCGAACGGGCGAAGGAGGAGCTCGCGGTCATCGACCGCGGCACGGAGAATCTGGCCGCGCTGACGCGGGAGTTCGAGGTCGCGCGGGACTCGGCGTGGGCGACGGCGGAGGAACTGTCGCGGCTGCGCAAGCGCGCGGCCAGGACGCTCCAGCGCCGCATGGAGCAGGAAGCCGGCCAGATCGGACTGCCCAACACGACGTTCGAGGTGCGTTTCCACGCGCGCGGCGACACCCCCGACCAGCCGCCGTTCGTCATGGGGGGCAGGCGCATCGGACCGGACGGGGTCGACGACCCCGAGTTCTTCTTCTCGCCGAACCCCGGCCACGCGGTCCGACCGCTGGCCCGGACCGCCTCGGGCGGCGAACTGTCGCGCCTCATGCTGGCGCTCAAGTCCGTCGTGTTGACCGGGAGCGAGATCCCCACCCTGCTGTTCGACGAGGTGGACGCCGGCATCGGCGGCGGCGTGGCCGAGATGGTGGGCCGCAAGCTCGCCGCGGTGGCGCGGTCCCACCAGGTGATCTGCGTGACCCACCTCGCCCCCATCGCCGCACTGGCGCACTCGCACTACGTGGTGGAGAAGACCGTTGACGAGGGCCGCACGTTCACCACGGTGCGGAAGCTCGAGGAGGCGGAGCGCGTGGGCGAGCTGGCGCGGATGCTGGCGGGGGTCGAGGTGACCGCCCAGGCGGAACGGCACGCCGCCGAGATGCTGAAGGTCGGCCGGCCCGGCCGCTCCTGA
- a CDS encoding NAD(+)/NADH kinase, translating to MIKVVGIVAKYGEEKAEKIMRGTIPWLEGRGMEVLVEAEFGTAGGRVARKEEMAERADLIVVLGGDGTLLSIARLVERPEVPVVGVNLGGLGFITEIALDELEEVLTSTIAENYTIEKRMTLQVSIAGKDGVRHLRILNDAVITKGARSKIIDLETYVGSDYLCTYRADGLIISTPTGSTAYSLAAGGPILHPAMSAIILCPICPHTLTTNRPIVIASDARIRSTLRSSGDTVILIPDGQEGILLNNGDRVEVRRHKSPVSLVRMPTRSYFDVLRNKLKWGER from the coding sequence ATGATCAAAGTCGTCGGAATCGTCGCGAAGTACGGAGAGGAGAAGGCCGAGAAGATCATGCGCGGGACCATTCCGTGGCTGGAGGGCCGCGGGATGGAGGTGCTGGTGGAGGCCGAGTTCGGCACCGCGGGCGGGCGCGTCGCGCGCAAGGAGGAGATGGCCGAACGTGCCGACCTGATTGTCGTCCTGGGCGGGGACGGCACGCTCCTGAGCATCGCCCGCCTGGTGGAACGGCCGGAGGTGCCCGTCGTCGGAGTGAACCTCGGGGGCCTCGGGTTCATCACCGAGATCGCGTTGGACGAGCTCGAAGAGGTGCTCACCAGCACCATCGCCGAGAACTACACCATCGAAAAACGCATGACCTTGCAGGTCAGCATCGCGGGCAAGGATGGCGTACGGCACCTGCGCATCCTCAACGACGCGGTCATCACCAAGGGCGCCCGCTCCAAGATCATCGACCTGGAAACCTACGTCGGCAGCGATTACCTGTGCACGTACCGGGCCGACGGCCTCATCATCTCCACGCCCACGGGATCGACGGCGTATTCGCTGGCGGCCGGCGGCCCGATCCTTCATCCCGCCATGAGCGCCATCATTCTCTGTCCCATCTGTCCGCACACGCTCACCACCAACCGGCCCATCGTCATCGCCAGCGACGCCCGCATCCGGTCGACCCTGAGGTCCTCCGGAGACACCGTCATCCTGATCCCCGACGGCCAGGAGGGCATACTCCTCAACAACGGCGACCGCGTGGAGGTGCGCCGGCACAAGTCGCCCGTGTCGCTGGTGCGGATGCCGACGCGGTCGTATTTCGACGTGCTCCGCAACAAGCTCAAGTGGGGAGAGCGTTAG
- a CDS encoding nitroreductase family protein: MVDIRELLDVMAARRSVRVYRSGRITDEQLRLVFEAARLAPSGANSQPWEFIVTRDRAKMRKVRAIYSAEWKQRKLEDPVNYKGLKKDYVGDVSALVLVCGDARTRRVYLTTRQPSDREKLFQANVANAVEHMMLAAASMGFGTVWVSVRKEVEPELRALFEVPRPLRLLWVMPVGRPRAWPKPKPRRKLDDFVHWETYDRSKLRPESRITSWPKS; the protein is encoded by the coding sequence ATGGTGGACATACGGGAACTGCTGGACGTGATGGCGGCGCGCCGCAGCGTGCGCGTGTACAGGAGCGGGCGGATCACCGACGAACAGTTGCGGCTCGTGTTCGAGGCGGCCCGGCTCGCGCCGTCCGGGGCCAACAGCCAGCCATGGGAGTTCATCGTGACCCGGGACCGGGCGAAGATGCGCAAGGTGCGCGCGATCTACTCCGCCGAATGGAAGCAGCGCAAGCTCGAGGATCCGGTGAACTACAAGGGTCTCAAGAAGGACTACGTGGGCGACGTGAGCGCCCTGGTCCTGGTGTGCGGCGACGCCCGCACCCGGCGGGTCTACCTCACCACGCGCCAGCCCTCGGACCGTGAGAAGCTCTTCCAGGCCAACGTGGCCAACGCGGTGGAGCACATGATGCTGGCCGCGGCGAGCATGGGCTTCGGTACGGTGTGGGTCTCGGTGCGCAAGGAAGTGGAACCGGAGCTGCGCGCGCTGTTCGAGGTGCCGCGTCCGCTGCGCCTGCTATGGGTGATGCCCGTGGGGCGCCCGCGCGCCTGGCCCAAGCCCAAGCCGCGCCGCAAGCTCGACGACTTCGTCCACTGGGAAACCTACGACCGGAGCAAGCTGCGCCCCGAGTCCCGGATCACGTCCTGGCCCAAGTCGTAG